Part of the Bacillus rossius redtenbacheri isolate Brsri chromosome 9 unlocalized genomic scaffold, Brsri_v3 Brsri_v3_scf9_2, whole genome shotgun sequence genome is shown below.
TACGAGAACTTCTTTATCCTGAAGTTCGCTGTCTGCTCTCGTCATTTGTATGGTGTTATTGGACCAAGCCTTGTCGATACCTAGCGGTTAAAATGGGGGAAAAAACTAttaggaaaattttaatttgtgataacgcaaccaaatataattttactgGTAAAGTATATCATTGTCATGAACGAAACACAAACCCCGTTTGCCAAGGGGTTTAATTtccaagaacaaaaaaaaaatccttcttcATTATGAATTTGAACAACAATTGTGTGAACGGCCTAGAACGTGGTTCTGCAACCGACTGCCCGTCGCACGTGAAGAAACCATTTCCTCGTCACGTGCTCGTCATAAGTTCACATTACTCGGACTCCGCAGTGGCATTCAACTACACGGGTAAAAATACTTAGgtattagagaaaaaaaaaatgagttgatTAATACTAGATCCTTCGCCAGCAGCCTGCGATTAGAAGTTCAGGTGGACTCTGAACTCCCAATCCCGAGGTCTAGTGTTCGAATCCTTGTCCGGCCATCATGATGTACTGTCACTCCAGGCTACAGGCAAATTCTGGGTGAGACTTTTCCTCACAAGGAAGATACATGGAAAccaaaagacgccatcttggttccaaCAGTTTTTAGGCTTTAACTTTAACAATTAGCAATCGTTAGGTCTTCCAAACGTGGCTTCGAAAAATCACAAATGGAACGCCTGAAGTTAATAGTGGCTAGCTGCTACACATAGTTTACCCTGTGAAGCCATTGGCTTttggtatatatatttatatatattttaaaaataaatacaactgtAGTTACGCTGTTAATATACACGATTATAGCGTGACTCTTTTAATTGTATGATCTCTGCCTTAACATAAggccaattttttttagcattacagattaataaaaaaattcgttatgACAAACGCATTGTTGAAACCATTAAGACGTGTCTTCCCCCCTGGACGGGTCGGTGTCCTCgggagtgagagtgagagtgagagtgagagtgacgAGTGTGGCTGGGCTGTCGCAGAGCTGAGCGACGAGTGGCAGCTGGACGGCGACAAGGACTGCGAGCCCGACCTGCCCGCCGACGGCGTCAGCTACCTGGTCAAGTACCTGGGCAGCACGCTCATCGAGACCCCGAGCAGCGAGGAGGCCACGGCCGAGGCCATCAAGACCATCATCACCATGGTTCGTGCCCCGTCCGCGTGCCCCCggccagggcccccacatggccggtgctaccggtgggtctagggggcctgcgaaggaaagaaaaaaaacttgaaacaaaaaaaaagtagacaattttaaataaatcgtagaaaacaattaaacagaaAGGCCTAAATTTAGGTACCGATGAAATatcacaccagagtaatattattcggaatatgctgtgcgtacagaacgtgtctgaatctacaactgtgagtaacaaaaccaccaccaattgacgagacaccatgttgacagtgcagaacacttacactcatctatttgccattattcaaaatcaatttacgttgacaatcgaaacactgacttaaaaatagttttgtgtttgaaaaataattgtgaaaaggttaaaaaaaatatataactaaaacaatatatataaagaaatttttttatatctgttagaaaaaagagggggggggggggggcataatgacttctagcaacggggcccacagaataaTGTGGGGGTCTGGTCCCAGCCCCCAGAACGACCGCCCAACACAATCTTGGTACACTTAGAACCGAAATATTTAGTCagttttatttgtggttcaaaaacgtTCTGTTGTCTGTAAGTTTGGTGAGCTATGAaaaggaattaggagaaaatgtaaaaaaaaaaaatattcagtgttcaggggaggagggggggagacaTGACGCTATGttccctccttttttttcttctcaggaTAACGTCAGTGTGTCTCGTGGATCCTATAATGGAGTCGAACACTCCGGGTTTATGGGTGTAGATCCTCCctagaattaagaagccccttgcttgcgCTTTCAAAATcgcgactgtgaaacggggttgataaacgtaaacggtTTTACGGAAAACTCTCTCTctgtatattttatagttttctgcttattgtttGCATTTTATACACAGCCACATATAAATACTTCATCTTTTTGTCATTAAGAAAATGGTTAATTTTGTGTGGTTTTTGTACAGaattatttaagaataaaatGAACTGTTTTAGTGTAACAGTTAACAATACACAGACACATTATTTCAGTTGGTACGTACATGACCTGAGAACTAAGGAACCTACCCAAACTATGCAAGAAACTTATCAAGTTTATTGCTAATGCTAAGAGAGCGAATGCGATGAAAAAGCCAGCTGATTTTGTACTTGAGTCTGACCACAATATATGAGCACTGTCAGTTTATAAATTCACAGAAAACTACCCTGTGGTTAACCTTGCAGTGAAACCGTTCTTAACATTACAACTGAAAACCTCATTCAGACTTTCACAAGAGAAAACTTATGATGAGGCCTTCCTCGTGTTGCAGGCGAAGGCTAGCGGCAAGAAACTGCCGAGGGTGGAGCTGTGCATCAACTTGGACGGCATCAAGACAGTTTATCCAACCACACAGGACACGCACCTCGAGGTCTCCATCTACaggtatttttttctcttttaattttatttttgcagtgCTGTATTGAGGACACTAGTTTTATATGCTTGTTTTTGCCCTGATGGAAGCTGCTGATGACGCTCCTTCAGCTAGCTTAGTCCAAGTTCATCATCACCTTCATTTGGTATGCCATGACATTTGTTAGTTTTGCTGATCATCCAGCTGAGTCGTTGTCATAATGGCTGAGGGTCATGATCCTATAGTTTAGTAGTACCTTCTGATTGCTTCTCCTTTTTAGGCACTCTGCCGTTTCTCCAAAATAAATCTGCAGAGTTTTTATTTCGGTGAAGCATTTAATATACATGCTGTTCTACCTCTGGATCATTTTCCAGCAACCTTTACTAGGACATAAAGTTGTTTAGACTAGTCGCAACACACCCAATCACATGCCCAACATCCAATGCCCGTACcacccataaaaaaattattctgtatcCATCACTACCCAACGTATTGCAAGAAATGATATTTGTGAACTGTGGAAAGCCTGTGTTGAATATTGGGTTCATTTGAAATTGAGATGTCAGTTCTATTGGATTCCAAGTAatatgtagcatttttttttaccattaccaCGCCTTCTTGGTTCATTATTCTACTCCATAATATCAGAGGCAAATTTTTCAGAAATGAAaatgttagtgttttttttttgtatgtatggtCTCTACTCTTAGAGGCTTTCAAAGTAGGTTATTTTTGGTTTGGCGTTAGTTATATTTCATGTAGGGCAGGGTCGCTTCTATAGATTCCATAGATATATTGGCCTTTGCCACGTCTCGTAGTGGACAATTGCAAAGAAGCAGTAAAGAAATCTTGAAGTAGAACGTAAGAGAAGACTTTCAGTGTGGTAGAATTCAGTGATATCTGTTCAAGAACTATCTACAACAAGAGAAGGGCGTAATAAAGGGGATGTGGCGAGGACGGACTCAATTGGGAGATCCTCATTACACCCACAGATCACATGCTTGGGACAGACACTCGGTCATGTACCAGACCCACACTCGGCCTACTTGTCTTTCACAAAACGTCTcgtttattttttgatgtgtatcatcttagctctcggtataaggcattgataggagtaatttcgtgaatggaacggaatttgCATGGGATGAAAATGTGTataaccacggtgctaccatctaTGACAGATGGTGTGAATccaagttcacaaagacaaagggaaactttatagtattaaccgtttaacgaattttaacaatataggcagtattagtatttaaatacaattccttgtcgaacATCAGGTACAAGGCCGGGGTTTactatttttcaagtctttttctcttttatcagagtcgtttcattatatagtttaacatttcgtaCTGTAAATGGAACAATTCAATGGTCTAATATGTAACTTCTCCGGCAGTGAAATCTAGaggtgtgtgattcgcgtccataaatgtagttgaaaacacaatgtgcatatatttatcatggcttgtattattttaaagagttttacataaaattttttgtctcagttttgtattataagtgtatttgccacatgagaaaataaatttgctatttacacatctctggcgagtactgaaagactcactcataGGTAAgtattttattctaatttatgaaTCCTAGTGGTCagaggcgcaacaactaaattttcaagggggggggggggggggcaatatacctttttataaagaatcatcgatcccccctattgaagcggggggtcggggggtcctcccccgggaaaatttgtatttcaaggtggaaaaggtgctatttaagcagttttattatctaaaaattggttacacagctagtggaaataacatatccgacttgtgtacagcactttctttgcacccgtttgcccccacttcaaggttttagaggggggggggggcaaaatacccttcccccccccccctgttgttgcgcccctgctagtGGTTATGTTTTATGTAACACATAATGTTTATTGCTATGTAACATCATGTTCAGAGTTAACTAACTGCCACCTACTATGTCTTTCCATGCAGGATCTCCTACTGTTCTGCGGACGCAACTCACAGCCATGTGTTTGCTTTCATTGCCACGAACAGCAATGAAACCATGGAATGTCATGCCTTCCTGTGCCCGAAAAGAAAAACGGTTGGTTCTGTTTTAAaccctgtaattttttattattcagtATTGCACATACGTTGTATCATAtagcacagaaaaaaatattgttgtaggAAAACATTTAATATCCTGTGTGGAAATACATTATAGTAGATATTCAAggcttaaaattataaataaaatgttttaaaagctTGGTGACAAGAGTATAAGGGAAGTTAAATGTGTCTGATAAATAATAAATTCACCACATGCGTATATAAACATCCTCtacttttaaatttcaaatttttataagcCTGCAATTACAATATTAGGTACATTCTTaataaagaatattaatttttaggaCTGTTATGTTTCTTTTAGTTTAAGGATACCTTAGATAATTTCTAAATCAGAAAAATGGTAAATTTGAATGGAAATGTAACTACaagttgtaatttaatttaaaaattatactttgtggaaaaaataaaatattaatctaCTAATTTTTCTTTTGGGCAAAAAAATCGCAGTACTAAGCTATTATCTACTTTAAAGATAAatcaggaaagaaaaaaaatagaaaaataatttttaaggattGTCAGCTACTGTTGTAGGTGTTATACTTCCAACTTGAAAGTTTATAAAATGAAgctgtaattatattttatttatcactaaCAGTTACATATGCTATTTGGTTTTGGCAGACTCAGGCAGTGACTCTCACTGTCGCACAGTCGTTCAACACGGCCTACCAACTGTGGCAGTTGTCGCAGGAGACCGCCAGGAGTGAGTCTGCCCTCGGCCACACTTCCCGCTACGCCAGCCAGAAACAAGGTGCGTGCAGTAACTGTGTGGTGGTTTGTAAATTGTtgtaaggcccctgcctacctgggcacacgtaGGACTTGATCACACTGGATGCGACGTGGCAAACACTTGGGTGGCCACACCTAGCAAGACGCGAAGCGACACCTAGCGACAAGTATTAGCGCGATTGTCTCTCGGCTTGCTTGTCGCTTGCCTCAAACATGCTTTCTGAAAAGTTTATAAGtgcattttgtgtgaaaaaatacTTACGTGACATGAGATCAAGTTGCTGAGCTGCAACAATAGCAAGTCTCTGCATTGTTCACCCACATAGTTAGTATTTAATGTACTCATGTAGTAGTGAGCTGCAACAATAGCAAGTCACTGTGCACTGTTCATCCACATAGTTAGTATTTAATGTACTCATGTAGTAGTGAGCAGCAACAATAGCAAGTCACTGTGCACTGTTCATCCACATAGTTAGTATTTAATGTACTCATGTAGTAGTGAGCAGCAACAATAGCAAGTCACTGTGCACTGTTCATCCACATAGTTAGTATTTAATGTACTCATGTAGTAGTGAGCTGCAACAATAGCAAGTCACTGTGCACTGGTCATCCACATAGTTAGTATTTAATGTACATACTCATGTAGTAGTGAGTTGCAACAATAGCAAGTCACTGTGCACTGTTCATCCACATAGTTAGTATTTAATGTACTCATGTAGTAGTGAGCTGCAACAATAGCAAGTCACTGTGCACTGTTCATCCACATAGTTAGTATTTAATGTACTCATGTGGTAGTGAGCTGCAACAATACCAAGTCACTGTGCACTGTTCATCCACATAGTTAGTATTTAATTTACTCATGTAGTAGTGAGCAGCAACAATAGCAAGTCGCTGTGCAGTGTTCATCcacatagttaatatttaatgtacTTATGTAGTAGTGAGCTGCAAAAATAGCAAGTCACTGTGCACTGTTCATCCACATAGTTAGTATTTAATGTACATACTCATGTAGTAGTGAGTTTCAACAATAGCAAGTCACTGTTCACTGTTCATCCACATAGTTAGTATTTAATGTACTCATGTGGTAGTGAGCTGCAACAATAGCAAGTCACTGTGCACTGTTCATCCACATAGTTAGTATTTAATGTACTCATGTAGTAGTGAGCTGCAACAATAGCAAGTCGCTGTGCAGTGTTCATCcacatagttaatatttaatgtacTTATGTAGTAGTGAGCTGCAACAATAGCAAGTCACTGTGCACTGTTCATCCACATAGTTAGTATTTAATGTACATACTCATGTAGTAGTGAGTTTCAACAATAGCAAGTCACTGTTCACTGTTCATCCACATAGTTAGTATTTAATGTACTCATGTGGTAGTGAGCTGCAACAATAGCAAGTCACTGTGCACTGTTCATCCACATAGTTAGTATTTAATGTTCTCATGTAGTAGTGAGCTGCAACAATAGCAAGTCACTTTGCACTGTTCATCCACATAGTTAGTATTTAATGTACTCATGTAGTAGTGAGCAGCAACAATAGCAAGTCGCTGTGCAGTGTTCATCcacatagttaatatttaatgtacTTATGTAGTAGTGAGCTGCAACAATAGCAAGTCACTGTGCACTGTTCATCCACATAGTTAGTATTTAATGTACTCATGTGGTAGTGAGCTGCAACAATAGCAAGTCACTGTGCACTGTTCATCCACATAGTTAGTATTTAATGTACTCATGTAGTAGTGAGCAGCATCAATAGCAAGTCACTGTGCACTGTTCATCCACATAGTTAGTATTTAATGTACTCATGTAGTAGTGAGCAGCAACAAAAGCAAGTCACTGTGCACTGTTCATCTACATAGTTAGTATTTAATGTACTCATGTGGTAGTGAGCAGCAACAATAGCAAGTCGCTGTGCAGTGTTCATCcacatagttaatatttaatgtacTCATGTAGTAGTGAGCTGCAACAATAGCAAGTCCCTGTGCACTGGTCATCCACATAGTTAGTATTTAATGTACATACTCATGTAGTAGTGAGTTTCATCAATAGCAAGTCACTGTGCACTGTTCATCCACATAGTTAGTATTTAATGTACTCATGTGGTAGTGAGCTGCAACAATAGCAAGTCACTGTGCACTGTTCATCcacatagttaatatttaatgtacTTATGTAGTAGTGAGCTGCAACAATAGCAAGTCACTGTGCACTGTTCATCCACATAGTTAGTATTTAATGTACATACTCATGTAGTAGTGAGTTTCAACAATAGCAAGTCACTGTTCACTGTTCATCCACATAGTTAGTATTTAATGTACTCATGTGGTAGTGAGCTGCAACAATAGCAAGTCACTGTGCACTGTTCATCCACATAGTTAGTATTTAATGTACTCATGTGGTAGTGAGCTGCAACAATAGCAAGTCACTGTGCACTGTTCATCCACATAGTTAGTATTTAATGTACTCATGTGGTAGTGAGCTGCAACAATAGCAAGTCACTGTGCACTGTTCATCCACATAGTTAGTATTTAATGTACTCATGTAGTAGTGAGCAGCAACAATAGCAAGTCACTGTGCACTGTTCATCCACATAGTTAGTATTTAATGTACATACTCATGCGGTAGTGAGCTGCAACAATAGCAAGTCACTGTGCACTGTTCATCCACATAGTTAGTATTTAATGTACTCATGTGGTAGTGAGCTGCAACTATAGCAAGTCGCTGTGCAGTGTTCATCcacatagttaatatttaatgtacGTATGTAGTAGTGAGCTGCAACAATAGCAAGTGACTGTGCACTGGTCATCCACATAGTTAGTATTTAATGTACTCATGTAGTAGTGAGCTGCAACAATAGCAAGTCACTGTGCACTGTTCATCCACATAGTTAGTATTTAATGTACATACTCATGTAGTAGTGAGTTTCAACAATAGCAAGTCACTGTGCACTGTTCATCCACATAGTTAGTATTTAATGTACTCATGTTATAGTGAGCTGCAACAATAGCAAGTCACTGTGCACTGTTTATCCACATAGTTAGTATTTAATGTACTCATGTAGTAGTGAGCTGCAACAATAGCAAGTCACTGTGCACTGTTCATCcacatagttaatatttaatatacttATGTAGTAGTGATTTGCAACAATAGCAAGTCACTGTGCACTGTTCATCCACATAGTTAGTATTTAATGTACATACTCATGTAGTAGTGAGTTGCAACAATAGCAAGTCACTGTGCACTGTTCATCCACATAGTTAGTATTTAATGTACTCATGTGGTAGTGAGCTGCAACAATAGCAAGTCACTGTGCACTGTTCATCCACATAGTTAGTATTTAATGTACTCATGTAGTAGTGAGCTGCCACAATAACAAGTCACTGTGTACTGTTCATCCACATAGTTAGTACTTAATGTACTCATGAAGTAGTGAGCTACAACAATAAGTCACTGTGCACTGTTCAACGGGTGCACTATAGGTCCCAGCACTTATTTTTGCGATAAAGGTTTTACTTAGATGAAAGTTTACAACAATGCACGCGGTGTAaaaatgttttccttgatatcttCTTGATACTAGTTTTTACTCCCATAATATTACaccaagtaaaaatatttgtggaacaaatgcaagagagctataaagttaaaattttagaaatagcccttaagtaaaattaatgatgaaaaaactaaaaaacattaaCATGGTGTGTAAGACCAAGCtgtaatgtaataaacatatgtaTTTGCTTTTGGGCGAGCCTTCTGAAGCATGGAAATACACGAAGGAAACCTCAAAATCACACTACCCAATAAAAATATCTACCTTCACAATTGTCACATCCTGGATGCTGAGCATCCCACTAATGACTAAAACATTACGCTAACTAGAAGCCCACATAGtaaaagatataaataaaaaggcagaagtatataggtatatatttggAACCATGAAAACTTGAACTTTTGATTTCATATTTCTTACAGATGCCATCAATGCCAAACTGAACAGCAGCTGCAGTCGACCTGCAGAAGTCAAAAAATATGAGCCCCAGACGAGACTGATGGACAATGAAACCCATCATGACAGCAAGACGATGCTGATTGATCTCTCGTCGGAAGATGACTCCCTGACAGACAACGGCAATTCTTGGGTAAGTAACAGCATTGCGAAAATGATGAAATTTAATACAGCCAAAGTTTGTTAAAGGAGATGGAAAGTATGGGAAGACAAAGATTTTACACTCAATGTCATATTGCTACATTTATCTAATGAGCATGTTTTTAACTACAATCTAAAACCATTCTGATGCTGGTACCTCATCTGCTAAatctacaatatatatatatttttaaaatggactCATTTGTGGCATTTAAtgctttaatataaaattttataaaaataaacataatatgaaACTTCACAGCTTTCTTTACTAAGTATGATAGTTAAAAACCATTATAGTGTTCCAACAGGTATTTATGTTACTACAGGCTTGTCAAAATTTGTGTGTTTACAAAAATGTATAGGAacaatctttattatttaaaaaaaaatttctagtatgGTAAAGATTTTATAGACCAGTaaaccttgttttttttatagatattgtcCATTTATACACATTATGAAGGCAAAAAAGAACAAAATTgagcttaaaaaaaagtttagtgcCCAATTATTATCATTCATCAGGGGGGTTTAAAAAATTACCTTTAGCCCCACATTTAGTAAACGATTTGACACTGGGTTGATTGACATTGTTCTGGTGTTGCACGGGTGCTGCAGACTTGGCGAAACTCCAATGCCAGGGCATGGTGTTGCCAGCGTGGGGACGAAACTCAAACTCCCCGGTAGCACAGTCTTAGGAGTTCATGGCACCGGCTCTACCTTACTGTTTTTCCCCCTTCTTCCGGTTGGGTGGTGTGCTATTCAAACGCTCGCCTCACGCATGACTGACGAGAGAAGCTAATTGAGGAGGGGGCAGGGGCGGCTCCGGAAACACTTATCGGGAAGAGCTATCTTAACAAAGAAAGAATCAGTTGCAAAACGTAACATTAAGGCTCCTTGTACACTGAGCCAATGCGAGCGCGCCAACAGAAATATGCCGTGGTAACATGAAATACCAAGCAGAACTATTCCCACCGAGTGGTGCATTCACACCAGCCGTGGTTGGGGCATCGTGCGTACACTGGCGCGTTTGTAATTAAGCCACTTACTGCCATTTAGCTGTTTCTTCGAATAATGGTGGGGTCAAGTTTCCACACCGAAAGGTTTAGTTTATAAGTGCGGGAGAGAATCACAATCTGGACACGCTTGCAGAGGAATACTCAtagagttacaaaaaaaagtgttggttaGAAATCGGTATGTTATTGCTCAAGAAAGGATCAAATGTATCCAGTATCTTCTGTTTTTACAGAATGTCTTTCATTG
Proteins encoded:
- the LOC134543258 gene encoding low density lipoprotein receptor adapter protein 1-A-like → MLAWFANPARSSADAARCSKTLDRKQRQRGKVTDRARRLGPANLWRRRSGLLPRTSPPRQPPACGAGNPLRTGPRCAGLVVPRPAAPVGSTGRRTKLHEPASPELRQKAPGLRRVKTCVEAASLRNRQKTATMSFLKSIWKNNNSKHKKLSDEWQLDGDKDCEPDLPADGVSYLVKYLGSTLIETPSSEEATAEAIKTIITMAKASGKKLPRVELCINLDGIKTVYPTTQDTHLEVSIYRISYCSADATHSHVFAFIATNSNETMECHAFLCPKRKTTQAVTLTVAQSFNTAYQLWQLSQETARSESALGHTSRYASQKQDAINAKLNSSCSRPAEVKKYEPQTRLMDNETHHDSKTMLIDLSSEDDSLTDNGNSWVSFEDDWPETMNSNFARLTASQNLFTTSSPQHQREVLQAGGCSGWGDGPVGWGQARSIDLLCQ